CTATTCGAGTCTGGCCCCAACTTATACATAGCCCACACTTACATTTTGAAATTGATGTGTTCCCTGCTTTATTGAATATAGTATGTGGATATGTGAGTGTGACCACACACAccccaaataatttattggcAAATCAAATGAGTATGAAATCCATTATTAATGCAAAcagtgttttattttatttttgacaaagTCAAATTTGAAAGTTATCAATCAGAGTTATTTTAGTATATCAATttgttgtatatataataaaaatatatttacaggTATTCATTCTAGTACAAGTTCGAGCGattgatttttcttattaaaaatgtGCAAATTAAAGCATAATACTCTGAAGTGATATATGCGTTTTTAACATATGCCATATTCTACTTATctgagcaaaataaaattattactacctTCAGTTAAGTTTTAATTGTGAGTAaatatagaattttaaattagttattcgacagtaaataaaattccaaCGTCGATGGGcctaatactccatatattggcccaattttaaatatagaattatATATGACGATGCAAATAAGGCCCAATTTTATATATGGGCCTTTCAATTGTAGCCTAAAATCGAAGGTtaaattgtagtagtactccatatatggGCTTACGCTTTttaaaaatgacacattttggGTCAATCCTAGTACTTATTTTGCTTAAATTCTAgaagtaatttttaaagtttataatttaatggattataattttttcaaccagATCCGaatataatcttttttttagcataaattgcacattttatttaaaaaaataatacagtaaATAATTCAAGAGTTGTGTTGGCTTTCCATCTAACACAACATATTCATGCTTGGTACGATGGAATGAAATGaggatggaatggaatgaaggtTCCATTTTGCTTGGTATAATTGAATGAAATGGGAGCGGAATGGAATGAAGGTTGAAATGGAACGAATATAGGAATGAAATGTCCATTTTCTTGGATttcttttgcattttcatccattcactcattcattatgaataaaataaaagtaggaatcacatttcattccaccattccattccatcgtGCCAAGAAACTCATAATTAGAGCCCACTAATTCTTGTTAGgctttatactcctatttagcATTCGCAGTAATTTTTAAGATCAATATCcgtatttaattgtttaataatttaagtgaAGAAACAAATGTTAAATTGAAATCCATAAAATTGTGAGATTGAGAATTAGCAGAATGCAGTGGAATATCCAAACGTCGATCGCCGTTCTCTCGCTCCTCTTCCTATCAGGCGGCGCCGCTCCCACGGCGTACGATGCAATCCAATCCTACGGTTTCCCTATCGGTATCCTCCCAAAGGGTGTAACACTCTACGATTTGGACGATTCAACCGGAAAATTCAACGCCTATATCAACGGTTCCTGCAGTTTCTCTTTGGAAGGCTCGTATCAGCTCAACTACAAATCTGTCATCAGCGGCTACATACGTAAAGATAAGCTCACTAATTTATCTGGCGTTCAAGTCAAAGTGCTGTTTGTATGGTTGAGCATTGTCGAGGTCAGGAAAAACGGTGATAAGCTCGAATTTTCCGTTGGGATTGCATCCGCAGGCTTTGCGATTGATAATTTCTTTATCTGTCCCCAATGTGGCTGTGGATTGGATTGCAATGGCCTCGACGGGGAGGATCTTACGAGTGATTCTCTTGTTTCTTCGATTTAAAATCGAGGTATAATTGATTTAGGATTTTTTGCTTACTTTGTGTTTAACTggtgataaaattaatagtgtATGATAGCATGAAGATTGTTGTGCTCAATTTCACTTTGCTTATTCATTGTGTTCACGCATTGTTTGAGGCTATTTGAGTGGCATTGAGTTAGGGTTGAGTAATGTTCTCTGCTGATCATCTTCACTATCAGTTGCTAATAAACAATGGGATCATTGATATGTAGATATGGTCCTGTATGCTATTAGGTGTGCAAATTAGTGGTGGTTTGGTTAATTCTGGATGAGAGCAGAAAGCATGAGTAATTCTGGATTGAACAGAGAGCTAGAAACATTGATTTCAATGAATTGTTGATAGTTAAACCAAGCACTGAAGTTCTGGAGTCATTTGAAAATTGTAGTTTTCCCAAATCCACTAGGTGTTCCATGAGGATTACTCTAAGAGCAAGCTTCAAAGAGCTGTACAAGAACAAGAGTATTCAGCAAAACAGAAAGAGCAAAACGTTGTGCATTGGGATTTGGATGCTTAGGGGGTCAATCGATAATTCTAGTCGGAGAGAATTTGGAGAGTGCAATTGTGCTTCGTTAACAAgacaataattttatgaataggCCTAGTGAAAGGCAAAACAGCCTTGTTTTAGTGAAAAACCATCCATAGCTACTGCAGGTTCTGATGAATTTCACACTTCAACCTTTGTTAGCCTCACTTTTAGTCAGTTTTTGCATTTGTGGATTATATGAGAAGGTCATGCACCGCTTCTACTCAGCTGTGGTGATCCATTA
The genomic region above belongs to Salvia hispanica cultivar TCC Black 2014 chromosome 3, UniMelb_Shisp_WGS_1.0, whole genome shotgun sequence and contains:
- the LOC125211126 gene encoding uncharacterized protein LOC125211126, translating into MQWNIQTSIAVLSLLFLSGGAAPTAYDAIQSYGFPIGILPKGVTLYDLDDSTGKFNAYINGSCSFSLEGSYQLNYKSVISGYIRKDKLTNLSGVQVKVLFVWLSIVEVRKNGDKLEFSVGIASAGFAIDNFFICPQCGCGLDCNGLDGEDLTSDSLVSSI